The Populus trichocarpa isolate Nisqually-1 chromosome 11, P.trichocarpa_v4.1, whole genome shotgun sequence genome has a segment encoding these proteins:
- the LOC7471880 gene encoding protein NOI4, translating to MIEYRQAHLKSISHCLSLQKAHSVYLSLSVNRFPASPESLSLEFMSDTGRPLPKFGEWDVNDPASAEGFTVIFNKARDEKKTGGQPESPGKVVDSHVKPGLNPAKSQPKKWFCCIQSPHVES from the exons ATGATAGAATACAGACAGGCCCATTTAAAGTCCATTTCACACTGTCTCTCTCTCCAAAAGGCACACTCtgtctatctctctctctctgttaaTCGATTCCCTGCTTCACCTGAAAGTCTCTCTCTAGAATTCATGTCG GACACAGGTCGGCCACTGCCAAAATTTGGTGAATGGGATGTCAATGATCCTGCATCAGCTGAGGGATTcactgtaatttttaacaagGCAAGGGATGAGAAGAAGACAGGTGGCCAGCCGGAATCACCAGGAAAGGTTGTTGATTCTCATGTTAAGCCTGGATTAAATCCTGCCAAATCTCAGcct aaaaaatgGTTTTGCTGCATCCAAAGTCCGCATGTGGAGTCTTGA